The following nucleotide sequence is from Burkholderia gladioli.
TCGGCATGACGCCGCATGCCTATCAGCGCCAGGCGCGGGTGCGCGCGGCGATCGCGCTGATCCGGCTCGGGCGGCCGCTCGGCGAGGTGGCCGCGGCCAGCGGCTTCGCCGACCAGGCGCACCTGACGCGCTCGTTCCGCCGCATGATGGGCGTCACGCCGGGCGTGTTCCGCGACGCCACGCGCGCTCGGGCGCCGCGCGCCTGAGCGTGGCGGCGCCGGTCGCTATCGATTCAAGGTCCGGCGCGATTCCCGATCCGGCGCCCGAGCCACCATCATGCGGTTCCAGCCTGTCTCACTTCAACAAGCCGAGATTCGAGACGATCTTGCGGATCGCCTTGCGCGGGCCCACCAGCGCCACGCCGAGATAGGCGAGCTCGGCGGTGGCCACCTGCGCGACCGCGTCGCGAAACGCCGAGTAGTCGGTGGTCTGCTGGCCCTGCACCGGGAAGTCGGCCACCTCGCAGCCGGCTGCCAGGGCCTTGTCGCGGATCGACGGCAACCGGGCCGCCTCGGCCGAGAGCACGGCGATGCCGATCGGGATCAGGCCCGGATGCGAGACGCCGTCGGCGTCGACCAGCGGCGGCCCGACCAGGGCCGGCTGGCGCTGGCCGATGGTCAGCGCCAGCACGGCCGCGGCATTGGCGGCGCGCCCGGGCGGCAACTGGCTGTCGACCACGATCACGCAGCGTTCGGCCACCGGCGCCGCGCTGTGCTCGGGAATCACTGGGTTCATGCGGAAATCCTCCTGGAAAGCGATGAGGACCGCATTATTCGATCGCGCGCGGCGGGTGTCTTGAACGCTATTGCAGGGCAGTCGGCGTTTTTCGTTTCTTACGAACTTTTGACTGATTCGGCGGAACCTTAAGAAAATATTGCGTAATGAAGCGGTATTTTTGATTAATTGCAACGTTTGCGATCGTCACGTAGGATTCAACCCAGACCAAAAATCTTATAACTGTCGAATCCGAGGCTTGAAGTGATCCGATTGTATTTGTCACATGCATCGAATTCTGATGCGCCGTCCCGGTTTTATGTAAGTCGGGAGTTGGCTAGGATCACCTCGATGTGAAGCGTTGAGCCCAGCTCAATCCTCCGATATCGGAGTTTCATGTAACCGCTTTGTTGCTTCGATGAAAGTCGGGTGCGGTATTAATTTTTATTCTCGTTGACGCCTGCATTCTTCCATTCTTTGGCATGGGCATGGGCGGATGCATTGCCCCATTGCTTGAGATTCGTTTTGCAGACAGCGCACGACGGAACATACCGGCATTCATAAGCCGGTATCGAATTCAGTAAAGGTGCTGCCATGAATACGCTCCAAGAAGCTCGACCGGCTGCCGCATCACGGCGACCCGGAGCCGCTTCCGGTTCGCATACGCGAGCCGCGCTCTGTTATTGGCTTACCGGGTTGCCCGGCGCGGGCAAGACCACCCTGGCCCGTGCCTTTGCCGCGCAGTTGCGCGAGCGACATCGCGACGCGCTCGTGCTGGACGGCGACGAACTGCGTGCTCGTCTGAATCGAGATCTGGGTTTCGATCGCGCCGGCCGTGCCGAAAGCGTGCGCCGTACCGCCGAAATCGCCCGTGTGGCAGTGGATGCCGGCCTGGTGGTGCTGGTATCGCTGGTTTCGCCATTTGAAGAGGACCGGCGGCAAGCCGCGGAGATTGTAGGTGTCGATCGTTTCGTCGAGGTGTTCGTGGACGCCTCGCTCGACTGCTGCATGCAGCGTGATCCGAAAGGCATGTACCTGAAGGCACGCGCGGGTTTGATTCCAGGCTTCACCGGCATTTCCGCTCCTTACGAACGTCCGGTCTCGCCCGGTTTGCATATCGTCACCGATCAGGGCACTTGCGCGGATGGCATCGATCGCCTGATGCGTCATTTCGAGCTCCAGCGCCCCGGGTGACCGTAGCCCCGGCGCCGCCCATGCGCCGAGCGCGATATCTCGCGGCGTGGCGGCGGGGCATCGAACCATGTCCTGTCGATCCGTATCCATGCCGGATCGGAGAGACGCAGCCTCCAGCCACCGCCGTAGCCGCATTTTCATGCTGTGTCTTGCCATTTATCGATCATGTTCATTCTTTTTGGGTCCCCTCGTTCCGGCACCACGCTCTTCAAGGAGGCACTCAATCTTCACAGCGGGATCTTCATTCCCAATCAAACCACCTTCATCAGTCCGATTGCCCATGTGCTCGGCTGCATCAGCGACTGGGCGGTCGCGCGCCGGCTGATTGTCGAGATCATCACTTCGGCCGACGATTTCGCCGAGGTCCTGCAGCCTTATATTTCAGCAGCGGAGGTCGAAACCGCCGTCACCGGTGCCGAACCGACCCTTGCCGGGGTGCTGAGCGCGATCTACGCGCGGATGGCGCACAACACTGGCCGCCGCATCGGTGGGGACAAGACGCCCGACGATCTGCTTTCGATCCGCAAGCTCGAGCAGGTCGGCCTGCTCGACAGCGATCTGCGTTTCCTCCATATCGTGCGTGACGTACGCGGTGCCCTGTCTTCGCTGAAGCATGTCAGCTGGGCGCCGACCGGAATCGAGGAGTATTTCCCGCGGCTTTGGAACTACACGAACCTCCATCTGTTCAAGACCATGCACGCGCGGGACAACTACCTGCTGGTTCGCTACGAGGATTTAGTCGACGATCCGCGGCGGATGCTCGGCCAAGCCAGCGAGTTCCTTGGGCTGCCATTCGAGGAGGTGATGCTCGACTGCACGAATCGCGCTCCGGCGCTGCGCTACGACCAAAGCCACTTGAATCTCTCGCGCCCGTTCCTGGCGGAGCGGGCCAACTCATGGAAGCACGAGTTGGCTCCCGATTTTCAGTCGCACTGCGAAAACACCGCTCACGAGGCCTTACAGGAATTCGGCTACCTCTGAGGTCGAGCCGACGCGGCACGACGCTGGCAACAATCGGCTGGCGCTGGTTGGCAGACTCGTTTGCGGTCGGCCGTCGAAGCAGTTGGCTTGGCGCTGCTTCCTCGCGTCAGGCCACCCACAGCTGCCACAGCAAGGCCACATTGAGCGCGAGGATCAGCGCCGTGCTGGCCCAGGTCGCGGCGAG
It contains:
- a CDS encoding sulfotransferase family protein, with translation MFILFGSPRSGTTLFKEALNLHSGIFIPNQTTFISPIAHVLGCISDWAVARRLIVEIITSADDFAEVLQPYISAAEVETAVTGAEPTLAGVLSAIYARMAHNTGRRIGGDKTPDDLLSIRKLEQVGLLDSDLRFLHIVRDVRGALSSLKHVSWAPTGIEEYFPRLWNYTNLHLFKTMHARDNYLLVRYEDLVDDPRRMLGQASEFLGLPFEEVMLDCTNRAPALRYDQSHLNLSRPFLAERANSWKHELAPDFQSHCENTAHEALQEFGYL
- a CDS encoding DUF2000 domain-containing protein, with amino-acid sequence MNPVIPEHSAAPVAERCVIVVDSQLPPGRAANAAAVLALTIGQRQPALVGPPLVDADGVSHPGLIPIGIAVLSAEAARLPSIRDKALAAGCEVADFPVQGQQTTDYSAFRDAVAQVATAELAYLGVALVGPRKAIRKIVSNLGLLK
- the cysC gene encoding adenylyl-sulfate kinase gives rise to the protein MNTLQEARPAAASRRPGAASGSHTRAALCYWLTGLPGAGKTTLARAFAAQLRERHRDALVLDGDELRARLNRDLGFDRAGRAESVRRTAEIARVAVDAGLVVLVSLVSPFEEDRRQAAEIVGVDRFVEVFVDASLDCCMQRDPKGMYLKARAGLIPGFTGISAPYERPVSPGLHIVTDQGTCADGIDRLMRHFELQRPG